From Bacillus sp. Bos-x628, the proteins below share one genomic window:
- a CDS encoding contact-dependent growth inhibition system immunity protein, giving the protein MIEIKVSDPVYQFLGGVFHQDIESPESALEEYLDEVSQKEQEDDVVALTEFMNSEYSEEEKNDFIEEAADGVDFLSYEVSPLMWLKQVTQKIKNNT; this is encoded by the coding sequence ATGATTGAAATAAAAGTTTCTGATCCTGTATATCAATTTCTCGGAGGGGTTTTTCACCAAGACATTGAATCACCAGAGTCAGCACTTGAAGAGTATTTAGATGAAGTATCCCAAAAGGAACAAGAAGACGATGTAGTAGCTCTAACAGAGTTTATGAACAGTGAGTACTCAGAAGAAGAAAAAAATGATTTTATAGAGGAAGCTGCCGATGGTGTAGATTTCCTTAGTTACGAAGTATCTCCATTAATGTGGCTTAAACAAGTTACTCAAAAAATAAAAAACAATACTTAA
- a CDS encoding MFS transporter, translated as MLKIIKWKNPLLLLSGIGVSNLGAWIYLIALNLIVLDMTGSPLAVSVLYILIPIATLCTHFWSGSFIDRLNKRNLMIFLDLIRAFFIFLLPFMDSLILIYIWVFIINIASSIFGPTSMVYMTKLIRKTDRQRFNALRNFIHSSGFILGPSIAGVLFIIGSPYVAIQLNSLALWISAIIILLLPNLETKGETVISEKVSIAVIKNDWREILSFSKLNTHITLVYILFIGITVFMTALDSLEAAFATKVLILSESAYGFLVSIAGIGIIIGSLTNALLANRLKVNILIGFGAIFTPFGYLIFAFSQNFIWASIGFFTLTFALSFANTGFLTFYQNNVPVDIMGRFSSVFGVLEALLIIMFTGIAGVFSELYEIRFIYIIGSFAFLALGFIVNLVILDKSKKVYS; from the coding sequence ATGTTGAAAATTATTAAGTGGAAAAACCCTTTATTACTTTTATCCGGTATTGGCGTATCCAATTTAGGTGCCTGGATTTATTTAATTGCGCTTAACCTGATTGTTTTGGATATGACAGGATCACCCTTAGCAGTATCAGTTCTTTATATCCTTATACCGATTGCCACTTTATGTACTCATTTTTGGTCGGGAAGTTTTATTGACAGGTTAAATAAAAGGAACTTAATGATTTTCTTAGACTTAATCAGAGCATTCTTTATATTTTTACTTCCGTTTATGGATTCACTGATTTTAATTTATATATGGGTTTTTATCATCAATATTGCAAGTTCAATTTTTGGGCCTACATCTATGGTGTATATGACGAAGCTTATACGTAAGACAGATCGACAAAGATTTAATGCGCTTAGAAATTTTATTCATTCAAGTGGCTTTATTCTGGGACCTTCAATTGCGGGGGTTCTATTTATCATAGGCTCTCCATATGTAGCCATTCAGCTTAATTCTTTAGCATTATGGATATCAGCGATAATAATCTTATTACTTCCCAATTTGGAAACAAAAGGAGAAACTGTTATTTCTGAAAAAGTGAGCATTGCAGTAATCAAAAATGATTGGAGAGAAATCCTAAGTTTTAGTAAATTGAACACGCATATTACATTGGTTTATATTCTCTTTATTGGAATTACAGTATTTATGACTGCGTTAGACTCTTTAGAAGCTGCATTTGCAACAAAAGTTCTTATTTTATCTGAAAGTGCTTATGGCTTTCTTGTAAGTATTGCTGGAATAGGGATTATAATAGGCTCATTAACAAATGCCTTACTCGCTAATCGTCTGAAAGTTAATATCCTTATTGGTTTTGGTGCAATCTTTACACCATTTGGTTATTTAATCTTTGCATTCTCACAGAATTTTATTTGGGCATCTATAGGTTTTTTCACATTAACGTTTGCCTTATCATTTGCAAATACGGGATTTTTAACGTTTTATCAAAACAATGTACCAGTAGACATTATGGGGAGATTTTCAAGTGTTTTTGGGGTTTTAGAGGCATTGCTAATAATAATGTTTACGGGTATAGCAGGAGTTTTTTCTGAGTTATATGAGATTCGGTTTATATATATTATAGGTTCATTTGCTTTCTTGGCCTTAGGATTTATTGTGAATTTGGTCATTTTGGATAAGTCGAAAAAAGTCTATTCCTAG
- the groL gene encoding chaperonin GroEL (60 kDa chaperone family; promotes refolding of misfolded polypeptides especially under stressful conditions; forms two stacked rings of heptamers to form a barrel-shaped 14mer; ends can be capped by GroES; misfolded proteins enter the barrel where they are refolded when GroES binds) — protein sequence MAKDIKFSEEARRAMLRGVDALADAVKVTLGPKGRNVVLEKKFGSPLITNDGVTIAKEIELDDPFENMGAKLVAEVASKTNDVAGDGTTTATVLAQAMIREGLKNVTAGANPVGVRKGIEEAVKVALEGLHEISKPIEGKESIAQVAAISAADEEVGSLIAEAMERVGNDGVITIEESKGFTTELEVVEGMQFDRGYASPYMVTDSDKMEAVLENPYILITDKKITNIQEILPVLEQVVQQGKPLLIIAEDVEGEALATLVVNKLRGTFNAVAVKAPGFGDRRKAMLEDISVLTGGELITEDLGLDLKSTEIGQLGRASKVVVTKENTTIVEGSGDSAKIAARVNQIRAQVEETTSEFDKEKLQERLAKLAGGVAVIKVGAATETELKERKLRIEDALNSTRAAVEEGIVSGGGTALVNVYNKVASIKAEGDVQTGVNIVLRSLEEPIRQIAHNAGLEGSVIVERLKNEEIGIGFNAATNEWVNMIEKGIVDPTKVTRSALQNAASVAAMLLTTEAVVADKPEEGGSGSGMPDMGGMGGMGGMM from the coding sequence ATGGCAAAAGATATTAAGTTCAGTGAAGAAGCACGTCGTGCGATGTTACGTGGTGTTGATGCACTTGCAGATGCTGTGAAAGTAACTTTAGGACCTAAAGGCCGTAACGTGGTTCTTGAGAAAAAGTTTGGTTCACCACTGATCACAAATGACGGTGTAACCATTGCGAAAGAGATCGAATTAGATGATCCATTCGAAAACATGGGTGCAAAACTTGTAGCTGAAGTGGCAAGCAAGACAAACGATGTAGCGGGTGATGGTACAACAACTGCAACAGTTCTAGCACAAGCGATGATTCGTGAAGGCTTGAAAAACGTGACAGCTGGTGCAAACCCTGTTGGTGTGCGTAAAGGAATCGAAGAAGCGGTGAAAGTTGCACTTGAAGGTCTACATGAAATTTCTAAACCAATCGAAGGCAAAGAATCCATTGCACAGGTTGCAGCAATTTCTGCAGCAGATGAAGAAGTAGGTAGTTTGATCGCTGAAGCAATGGAACGTGTAGGTAATGATGGTGTCATCACTATCGAAGAATCAAAAGGATTCACAACTGAGCTTGAAGTGGTTGAAGGTATGCAGTTCGACCGCGGATATGCTTCACCATATATGGTCACTGACTCTGATAAGATGGAAGCGGTTCTTGAAAATCCTTACATCTTAATCACAGACAAGAAGATCACAAACATTCAAGAAATCCTTCCTGTACTTGAACAAGTGGTACAACAAGGTAAACCATTATTGATTATTGCTGAGGATGTAGAAGGCGAAGCACTTGCAACACTTGTTGTGAACAAACTTCGTGGAACATTCAATGCAGTGGCAGTAAAAGCACCTGGATTCGGTGATCGTCGTAAAGCCATGCTTGAAGACATCTCTGTTCTAACTGGCGGAGAGTTAATCACAGAAGATCTAGGACTTGATCTGAAATCAACTGAAATTGGTCAACTTGGTCGTGCGTCTAAAGTCGTTGTAACAAAAGAGAACACAACAATCGTAGAAGGCTCAGGAGATTCTGCGAAAATTGCTGCTCGTGTGAACCAAATTCGTGCCCAAGTGGAAGAAACAACATCTGAATTTGATAAAGAAAAATTACAAGAACGTCTTGCAAAACTAGCTGGCGGCGTAGCTGTCATCAAAGTTGGTGCTGCAACTGAAACAGAACTAAAAGAGCGTAAACTACGCATCGAGGATGCATTAAACTCAACTCGTGCAGCAGTTGAAGAAGGCATCGTATCTGGTGGTGGTACAGCACTTGTGAATGTTTACAACAAAGTCGCTTCTATTAAAGCAGAAGGTGACGTGCAAACAGGTGTGAACATCGTTCTACGTTCACTTGAAGAGCCAATCCGTCAAATCGCTCACAACGCAGGTCTTGAAGGATCAGTGATCGTTGAGCGCTTGAAAAACGAAGAAATTGGCATTGGCTTCAACGCAGCTACAAACGAATGGGTGAACATGATCGAAAAAGGAATCGTTGACCCAACAAAAGTAACTCGCTCTGCACTTCAAAATGCAGCTTCTGTAGCAGCTATGCTTCTTACAACTGAAGCAGTTGTTGCTGACAAACCAGAAGAAGGCGGCTCAGGTAGCGGAATGCCAGACATGGGCGGCATGGGCGGTATGGGCGGCATGATGTAA
- the groES gene encoding co-chaperone GroES gives MLKPLGDRVIIELVESEEKTASGIVLPDSAKEKPQEGKIVAAGSGRVLENGERVALEVNTGDRIIFSKYAGTEVKYDGKEYLIIRESDILAVIG, from the coding sequence ATGTTAAAGCCATTAGGCGATCGCGTAATCATTGAACTCGTTGAATCTGAGGAAAAAACCGCTAGTGGTATTGTTTTACCGGATTCTGCAAAAGAAAAACCACAAGAAGGTAAAATTGTTGCAGCAGGTTCAGGACGTGTACTTGAAAATGGAGAGCGCGTTGCGTTAGAAGTCAATACAGGCGACCGCATTATCTTCTCAAAATATGCAGGTACTGAAGTGAAATATGATGGAAAAGAATATTTAATCATTCGCGAAAGCGACATTTTAGCTGTTATTGGTTAA
- a CDS encoding CPBP family intramembrane glutamic endopeptidase, with the protein MKKQYWYIILTYIVVLFSVFPYVLVMKWLGFIQTPMTQEQYSQLTGMWTIISFCIGLIIILLILRTLPKTSLRNEAPVSIGSAIAWIIGGFFLSILAQFVASFIEQYAFGIDRESENTQAILSIMDAVPLLVIIIAMIGPILEEIIFRKIIFGVIYEKTNFFFGALVSSVIFAAVHNDFAHILLYSAMGFTFAFLYAKTKRIIVPIGAHMLMNSLVIVQVEPMKKMIEEQSQTMQMIIGGFFS; encoded by the coding sequence TTGAAAAAACAATATTGGTACATCATCTTGACTTATATAGTGGTGCTCTTCTCTGTGTTTCCTTATGTACTGGTCATGAAATGGTTAGGGTTCATTCAAACACCTATGACACAAGAACAGTACTCACAATTGACAGGAATGTGGACAATTATCAGCTTTTGTATTGGACTGATCATCATATTGCTCATTCTTCGGACATTGCCAAAAACTTCGCTTCGTAACGAAGCACCCGTTTCGATTGGCTCTGCCATTGCTTGGATCATCGGAGGTTTCTTTCTCTCCATCTTAGCGCAATTTGTTGCAAGTTTTATTGAACAATATGCTTTTGGCATTGACCGAGAGTCAGAAAATACACAAGCCATTTTATCCATTATGGATGCAGTTCCTCTGCTTGTCATCATCATCGCAATGATCGGACCCATTTTAGAGGAAATTATTTTTAGAAAAATCATTTTTGGTGTGATTTATGAAAAGACGAATTTCTTCTTCGGAGCTCTCGTCAGTTCAGTGATTTTCGCTGCTGTGCACAATGATTTTGCTCATATCTTGCTCTATTCAGCGATGGGCTTTACCTTTGCATTCTTATATGCGAAAACAAAACGGATTATTGTTCCGATCGGTGCTCATATGCTAATGAACTCGCTCGTCATTGTGCAGGTTGAGCCAATGAAAAAAATGATTGAAGAACAATCTCAAACAATGCAAATGATTATTGGAGGCTTTTTCTCATGA
- a CDS encoding YdiK family protein — translation MINPIVWGIIYFAVGVAFTYMAIQNPGNMWSFYSILLMVFAAYNINIALKMFAFSVKLKKQQK, via the coding sequence ATGATAAACCCTATCGTATGGGGCATCATTTATTTTGCCGTTGGTGTGGCTTTCACCTATATGGCCATTCAAAACCCAGGAAATATGTGGTCATTCTACAGCATACTGCTAATGGTGTTTGCCGCTTATAATATCAATATCGCGTTAAAAATGTTTGCCTTCTCTGTGAAACTGAAAAAACAACAAAAATAA
- the tatC gene encoding twin-arginine translocase subunit TatC, protein MSFMNVKNMPLMEHIVELRKRLVIIALFFVIFMVAGFFLAKPVIVYLQNTDEAASLTLNAFKLTDPLYVFMQFAFVIALVLTCPVILYQLWAFVSPGLYEKERKVTLAYIPIALLLFLGGVAFSYFILFPFVVDFMMQMSNDLHVEQVIGIHEYFTFLMQLTLPFGLLFQMPVVLMFLTRLGIMTPMFLSKIRKYAYFVLLVIAALITPPELVSHLMVTLPMLVLYEVSIVISRVTYRKMQQKEEKENQHVS, encoded by the coding sequence ATGAGCTTCATGAATGTTAAAAATATGCCGCTTATGGAGCATATTGTGGAACTGCGAAAGCGCTTAGTGATCATTGCTTTGTTTTTTGTCATCTTTATGGTGGCAGGCTTTTTCCTCGCAAAACCGGTGATTGTGTATTTACAAAATACCGATGAAGCGGCATCGCTGACACTTAATGCGTTTAAGCTCACTGATCCGCTATACGTGTTTATGCAGTTCGCATTCGTCATTGCATTGGTTTTGACGTGCCCTGTTATTTTATATCAGCTTTGGGCTTTTGTGAGTCCAGGCTTATATGAAAAAGAAAGAAAAGTGACGCTCGCATACATTCCGATTGCGCTGCTTTTATTTTTGGGCGGTGTGGCATTCTCTTATTTTATTTTGTTTCCATTTGTCGTCGATTTTATGATGCAGATGTCAAATGATTTACATGTGGAGCAAGTGATTGGAATTCATGAGTATTTTACATTTCTGATGCAGTTGACACTTCCATTTGGTCTGTTGTTTCAGATGCCGGTTGTTCTAATGTTCCTCACAAGACTTGGCATCATGACACCGATGTTTTTATCGAAAATACGGAAGTATGCCTATTTTGTTCTCCTTGTCATTGCCGCACTGATTACACCGCCAGAGCTTGTTTCTCATCTTATGGTTACTTTGCCAATGCTTGTTTTATATGAAGTGAGTATTGTCATTTCAAGAGTGACCTATCGCAAAATGCAGCAAAAAGAGGAGAAAGAAAATCAACATGTTTCTTAA
- a CDS encoding twin-arginine translocase TatA/TatE family subunit produces MGPIGPGSLVLIAIVALIIFGPKKLPELGRAAGDTLREFKNATKGLTDDQEEKKKKEDQ; encoded by the coding sequence ATGGGTCCGATCGGTCCTGGGAGTTTGGTTCTAATTGCGATTGTTGCGCTCATTATTTTTGGGCCGAAAAAGCTTCCTGAATTAGGAAGAGCAGCTGGTGATACATTACGTGAATTCAAAAATGCCACAAAAGGCTTAACTGATGATCAGGAAGAAAAAAAGAAAAAAGAAGATCAGTAA
- a CDS encoding redox-sensing transcriptional repressor Rex: MNIDQSKIPQATAKRLPLYYRFLKNLHASGKQRVSSAELSDAVKVDSATIRRDFSYFGALGKKGYGYNVDYLLTFFRKTLDQDEMTNVMLIGVGNLGTAFLHYNFIKNNNTKISMAFDVNESKIGSEIGGVPVYDLDKLEEHVQEVGDIPVAILTVPAVAAQSITDRLIPLGIKGILNFTPARLNVPEHIRIHHIDLAVELQSLVYFLKHYSVSQED; the protein is encoded by the coding sequence ATGAATATAGACCAGTCAAAAATTCCACAAGCGACAGCAAAACGTTTGCCGCTTTACTACCGTTTTTTAAAAAATCTGCATGCATCAGGAAAACAAAGGGTATCTTCGGCAGAGCTTAGTGATGCAGTCAAAGTGGATTCTGCAACGATTCGCCGGGATTTTTCTTACTTTGGTGCACTTGGTAAAAAAGGGTATGGCTACAATGTCGATTACTTGCTGACGTTCTTTAGAAAAACCCTTGATCAAGATGAGATGACCAACGTGATGCTCATCGGTGTCGGGAATTTAGGAACAGCATTTTTACACTATAATTTCATTAAAAACAATAATACAAAAATTTCAATGGCTTTTGACGTCAATGAGAGTAAAATAGGAAGTGAGATAGGCGGCGTGCCTGTCTATGATTTGGATAAGCTTGAGGAGCATGTTCAAGAGGTAGGGGATATACCTGTTGCGATTTTAACAGTACCTGCTGTTGCAGCTCAGTCCATTACAGATCGTTTAATTCCTTTAGGCATTAAAGGAATCCTTAACTTTACGCCGGCTCGATTGAATGTGCCGGAACACATTCGAATTCATCATATAGATTTGGCGGTGGAACTTCAGTCACTTGTGTATTTCTTAAAGCATTACTCTGTGTCGCAGGAAGACTAA
- the moaC gene encoding cyclic pyranopterin monophosphate synthase MoaC has translation MSQFSHFNEQGRAKMVDISDKASTVRTAVATSSVRMIKEVFHKIERCEIGKGDVLSVAQVAGIMAAKQTYSIIPMCHPLALKGVDISFDWKEDGNAHILNIHVQVKTKGSTGVEMEALTSASVCALTVYDMCKAIDKSMIIGPTYLVEKTGGKHGDFHRASDI, from the coding sequence ATGAGTCAATTTAGCCATTTTAACGAACAAGGAAGAGCGAAGATGGTTGACATTAGTGACAAAGCGTCTACAGTGAGAACTGCGGTTGCTACTTCAAGTGTTCGTATGATAAAAGAAGTTTTTCATAAAATAGAGCGTTGTGAAATTGGAAAAGGGGATGTGCTGTCTGTTGCTCAAGTAGCTGGGATTATGGCAGCAAAGCAAACATATAGCATCATTCCAATGTGTCATCCTCTTGCACTAAAGGGCGTGGATATCTCCTTTGATTGGAAGGAAGATGGAAATGCGCATATTCTCAACATTCATGTACAGGTCAAAACAAAAGGAAGTACGGGTGTGGAGATGGAAGCGCTCACTTCTGCTTCAGTATGTGCACTGACCGTTTACGACATGTGCAAAGCCATTGATAAGAGCATGATCATCGGACCTACCTATCTCGTTGAAAAGACAGGCGGGAAACATGGTGATTTTCACAGAGCATCTGATATTTAA
- a CDS encoding ABC-F family ATP-binding cassette domain-containing protein produces the protein MMILQVNQLSKSFGADTVLTNIKLEVKARDRIAIVGRNGAGKSTLLKIIAGQMSYEQGEIIKSKDLSIGYLAQHTDVTSTRTLKDELLSVFDHLKEMELEMRAIEEKMASSTGSELNSLMKTYDRLQQEFKDKGGYQYEADVRSILHGLGFSQFEDDTTVQSLSGGQKTRLALGKLLLMKPDLLILDEPTNHLDIDTLSWLEQYLQNYTGAILIVSHDRYFLDKVVNHVYEISRTAMKKFAGNYSKYLELKAEQLERDLKLYEKQQEEIAKLQDFVDRNLARASTTKRAQSRRKQLERMDRIDKPLGDEKSANFHFDITRQSGNDVLKVCDLEISYNEKTPLLSSLSFQIKREESVALIGPNGIGKSTLLKTLTNTLKPVKGEINFGSHVSIGYYDQEQAKLTSTKKVLNELWDDYPHMNEKDIRTCLGNFLFSGDDVLKPVHALSGGEKARLALAKLMLQKANFLILDEPTNHLDLDSKEILENALIDYPGTILFVSHDRYFINRLATKVLELSPNETKEYLGDYDYYLEKKNEQLALDALEKKESVKKQTTEPVGTTKLTYAEEKELKKKERQKQRRIEEMEERIAVIETQLGDNEQQLCDPTIFQDHEKVQAIQTENDALNHELESLLTEWEELSES, from the coding sequence ATGATGATTCTACAAGTGAATCAGCTATCCAAATCGTTTGGAGCTGATACCGTTTTAACAAATATAAAATTGGAAGTCAAAGCAAGAGATCGAATTGCCATTGTAGGTCGTAACGGTGCTGGAAAATCCACCCTTTTGAAAATAATTGCCGGACAAATGTCTTATGAACAAGGTGAGATAATCAAATCTAAAGACTTATCTATCGGATATTTAGCTCAGCATACAGATGTGACGTCTACACGTACGCTAAAAGATGAATTACTATCGGTCTTTGACCATTTAAAAGAAATGGAATTAGAGATGAGAGCCATTGAAGAGAAAATGGCTTCTTCCACAGGTTCAGAACTAAACTCACTCATGAAAACCTATGACAGACTACAGCAGGAGTTTAAAGATAAAGGCGGGTATCAATATGAAGCAGATGTCCGCTCCATTCTTCACGGACTAGGCTTTAGTCAGTTTGAAGATGATACAACAGTACAATCCTTAAGCGGTGGCCAGAAAACGCGCCTCGCGCTTGGAAAGCTTTTATTAATGAAACCAGACCTATTAATATTGGACGAACCGACAAACCATTTAGATATTGATACTTTATCATGGCTGGAGCAGTATTTGCAAAATTATACAGGAGCAATCCTCATCGTTTCCCATGACCGCTATTTCTTAGACAAAGTTGTGAACCATGTTTATGAAATATCGAGAACTGCGATGAAAAAGTTTGCTGGTAACTACAGTAAATATCTTGAACTGAAAGCAGAACAGCTAGAACGTGACTTGAAGCTGTATGAAAAGCAGCAGGAAGAAATCGCAAAGCTACAAGATTTCGTTGATCGCAACCTTGCTAGAGCCTCCACCACAAAGCGAGCTCAAAGCAGACGTAAGCAGTTGGAACGAATGGATCGTATAGATAAACCTTTAGGTGATGAAAAATCCGCAAACTTCCATTTTGATATTACGAGACAAAGTGGCAATGATGTGTTGAAAGTGTGTGACCTAGAAATTAGTTATAATGAGAAGACACCTCTCCTTTCTTCCCTTTCTTTTCAAATTAAGCGCGAGGAAAGTGTGGCACTGATTGGTCCTAATGGCATCGGGAAATCGACGCTCTTAAAAACCTTAACGAATACATTAAAACCGGTAAAAGGTGAAATCAACTTCGGATCTCATGTGAGTATCGGTTACTATGACCAAGAACAAGCCAAACTGACATCCACAAAGAAAGTGCTAAATGAGCTTTGGGATGATTACCCGCATATGAATGAAAAAGATATCCGTACATGTCTAGGGAACTTCCTATTCTCTGGTGATGACGTCTTAAAGCCTGTTCACGCTTTAAGCGGTGGAGAAAAAGCCCGATTAGCCTTAGCTAAGCTGATGCTGCAAAAAGCCAATTTCCTGATCCTCGATGAGCCAACCAACCATCTAGACTTAGATAGTAAAGAAATTTTAGAAAATGCCCTTATTGATTATCCAGGAACGATTTTATTTGTATCGCATGACCGTTATTTTATCAATCGTCTGGCAACAAAAGTACTCGAACTTTCGCCAAATGAGACGAAAGAATACCTCGGCGACTATGACTATTACCTTGAAAAGAAAAACGAACAATTAGCGCTTGATGCACTCGAGAAAAAGGAATCTGTCAAAAAGCAAACAACAGAACCAGTTGGAACAACAAAGCTTACTTATGCGGAAGAAAAAGAATTGAAGAAGAAAGAAAGGCAAAAACAGCGCAGAATTGAAGAAATGGAAGAGCGGATCGCCGTCATAGAAACCCAGCTCGGTGACAATGAGCAGCAATTATGTGATCCTACTATTTTCCAAGATCATGAGAAAGTTCAAGCCATCCAAACAGAAAATGATGCGCTCAATCATGAACTTGAATCACTCCTTACCGAGTGGGAAGAGCTATCAGAATCTTAA
- the tsaD gene encoding tRNA (adenosine(37)-N6)-threonylcarbamoyltransferase complex transferase subunit TsaD — MSEQKDLFILGIETSCDETAASIVKNGKEIVANVVASQIESHKRFGGVVPEIASRHHVEQVTIVLEEVMAQAKMSFQDLDAIAVTEGPGLVGALLIGINAAKALSFAHQIPLVGVHHIAGHIYANHLVGEFMFPCLALVVSGGHTELVLMKEHGSFEVIGETLDDAAGEAYDKVARTMDLPYPGGPHIDRLAHEGEPSIKLPRAWLEEGSYHFSFSGLKSAVINTLHNASQKGEIIAPEDVAASFQESVIDVLVGKTLKAANAYGVKQVVLAGGVAANKGLREALTLAFADQPNVNLTIPPLALCTDNAAMIAAAGTIAFEKGIRGDMAMNGQPELPLVSYE, encoded by the coding sequence ATGAGTGAACAAAAAGATCTATTCATACTAGGTATAGAAACAAGTTGTGATGAAACAGCTGCGTCCATTGTGAAAAATGGCAAAGAAATTGTGGCAAATGTTGTGGCGTCCCAAATTGAAAGTCATAAACGATTTGGTGGCGTTGTACCAGAAATCGCTTCAAGGCATCATGTGGAACAAGTCACCATCGTATTAGAAGAAGTCATGGCTCAGGCCAAAATGAGCTTTCAGGATTTAGATGCAATTGCAGTGACAGAAGGACCAGGTTTAGTAGGTGCTCTTCTGATCGGTATAAATGCGGCAAAGGCATTAAGCTTTGCGCATCAAATTCCTCTCGTTGGTGTTCATCATATTGCCGGGCATATTTATGCGAATCATCTGGTAGGTGAATTCATGTTTCCATGTCTAGCCCTTGTTGTCTCTGGTGGTCATACTGAGCTTGTCTTGATGAAAGAGCACGGGTCTTTTGAGGTTATCGGAGAAACACTAGATGATGCGGCTGGAGAAGCTTATGACAAAGTGGCTCGCACGATGGACCTTCCATATCCGGGGGGTCCACATATTGATCGTTTAGCACATGAGGGAGAACCGAGCATCAAACTTCCTCGCGCATGGCTGGAAGAAGGATCGTATCATTTTAGCTTTAGTGGTTTAAAGTCAGCAGTCATCAACACATTACACAATGCATCCCAAAAGGGTGAGATCATTGCACCAGAAGATGTAGCGGCAAGTTTTCAAGAGAGCGTCATTGACGTACTTGTAGGGAAGACATTAAAGGCGGCTAACGCATATGGAGTCAAACAGGTTGTTCTGGCTGGAGGAGTGGCTGCCAATAAAGGACTAAGAGAAGCCTTAACCTTAGCATTTGCAGATCAACCCAATGTGAATTTAACCATTCCGCCTTTGGCTCTTTGTACAGATAATGCTGCTATGATTGCTGCAGCTGGTACAATCGCTTTTGAAAAAGGAATACGAGGCGATATGGCGATGAACGGGCAGCCCGAATTACCGCTTGTATCATATGAATGA
- the rimI gene encoding ribosomal protein S18-alanine N-acetyltransferase yields MKTVEIRRMTIEDIPEVYTIEVHSFTAPWKKESFVYEILHNQYSHYFLIEEENQPVGYCGVWIVLDDAQITNIAILPEHRGKGYGEALLRYVMEFCKEKKTNHLSLEVRVSNSPAQSLYEKLGFRPISVRKNYYTDNGEDALVMWVNVNE; encoded by the coding sequence GTGAAAACAGTTGAGATTAGAAGAATGACGATAGAGGATATTCCAGAGGTGTATACGATTGAAGTGCATTCGTTTACGGCCCCTTGGAAGAAGGAATCTTTTGTATATGAAATTCTCCATAATCAATATAGCCATTATTTCCTCATTGAGGAAGAGAATCAGCCTGTCGGTTATTGCGGGGTATGGATTGTGCTTGATGATGCACAGATTACCAATATTGCAATTCTTCCTGAGCATAGAGGAAAAGGTTATGGAGAAGCATTGCTTCGGTATGTGATGGAATTTTGCAAAGAAAAAAAGACAAATCATCTTTCATTAGAAGTGAGGGTTTCGAATTCACCAGCACAATCTCTCTATGAAAAACTTGGGTTCAGACCAATCTCTGTTCGAAAGAACTATTATACAGATAATGGTGAAGATGCATTAGTCATGTGGGTGAATGTAAATGAGTGA